A region of the Fimbriimonadaceae bacterium genome:
TTCATCGCCGCCTCGGTGCGGCTGTTGACCTGGAGCGCCTTGAGGATGTTGCTCACGTGGTTCTTGACCGTCTTCTCGGCGATGCAGAGACGGTTGGCGATCTCCTTGTTCCGCAGGCCTTGGGCCACGAGCTCGAGGATCTCGCTCTCGCGGTCGCTCAACACGAACAGCTCGGTGTCGTCGGTCTCCTCGTCTTCGCGGATGCGCCGGAAGTCTTCGATCACCTTCGTGGCGATCTTGGGCGTGATCTTGGCCTCGCCGCGCTCGGCCAGGCGAATCGCTTCGATGACGTCCTGGGGCGTCGAGCTCTTCAACAGGTAACCCAGGGCGCCCGCGCGAAACGCGTCGTAAACGATGTCCGAGTCCTCTTCGACGGTGAGGATCACCACGCGGACATCTTTCTCGGTCTTCAGGAGTTGGCGCGTGACCTCGATGCCGCTGAGGGCCGGCATGTTGATGTCGGTGAGCAACACGTCGGGCGGATCGGCCAGGCACGCGTCCAGCGCTTCGCGCCCATCCTTGCACACGGCGACCAGTTCGCACTCCGGCATCAGCGTCAGCGTCCGTTGCAGTGCGCTTCGATAGGGAGCCTCGTCATCAGCGACGACGACTCGGATCGTTTCGGGCATGCGGCGAGTATACAAGGCATAATCTCCCCCATGCCCGTGCTGGAAGTGCGCGACTTGGAACTCTCCTTCGGCGACGTCGCCGTGCTGCGGGGTGTTTCGTTCGACCTCGAGGCCGGCAAGACGTTCG
Encoded here:
- a CDS encoding response regulator transcription factor; translation: MPETIRVVVADDEAPYRSALQRTLTLMPECELVAVCKDGREALDACLADPPDVLLTDINMPALSGIEVTRQLLKTEKDVRVVILTVEEDSDIVYDAFRAGALGYLLKSSTPQDVIEAIRLAERGEAKITPKIATKVIEDFRRIREDEETDDTELFVLSDRESEILELVAQGLRNKEIANRLCIAEKTVKNHVSNILKALQVNSRTEAAMKAVRAKLVDRP